Proteins from a single region of Flaviflexus salsibiostraticola:
- a CDS encoding NADH-quinone oxidoreductase subunit G: MTATETDLVPIKVDGQDVAVPQGTLIIRAAEQLGIRIPRFCDHPLLKPAGACRQCLVEVARPGRDGTLAKGPKPVASCSEAVSPGMEVYTQKSSEVADKAQSGIMEFLLINHPLDCPVCDKGGECPLQNQAMSDGRGKSRFTDIKRTFPKPIKLSSQILLDRDRCILCQRCTRFQSEIAGDPFIQLQGRSGGSPSYEVHGLHGSQVGNFDAGILGFADGSGVEEPVGTFETVGPTGDAALMVGMKPGPIDPAEMDESGRPFSSYFSGNTIQICPVGALTSAAYRFRARPFDLVSVPSVTEHDASGSEIRVDFRRGTVVRRLAGNDPEVNEEWITDKDRFAFRWQQGEDRLTVPLVRDEDGSLVPTSWADAMDVAARGLEAAEQTGILTGGRLPLEDAYAYSKFARTVLGTNSIDFRTRASSEEEDAFLASSVVGTGLGVTYSEIEAAAHVLLVGLEPEEECGSIFLRLRKGVLAGSTSVSVLAPYATRSTLKMAATLITAAPGTEPTVLAAVTSGSTQEHLAALHDRLGGGVILVGERAAETPGTLSAVLDLAERTGARVQWVPRRAGDRAAVEAGAVPFMLPGGRPVANSQARVDAGVAWDATVPESAGLGTEGMLEAARAGRLALITGGVELADLPLGAAEALDAAPFVISLEVRRSEITAKADVVFPVAPPVEKGGTFINWEGRERPFGQVLTSTALTDRQVLVELAEEMGTDLGLLTLADVHAEYREFAEWDGARIERPRVAAEPVPAPAEGEAVLATWNLMIDDGRLQDFESHLAGTAHRSVARVSPGTAESLGLGDRVTVTGPRGSVTLPVVLSHMPDRVVWLPKKSPGCHVADLGAQPGGIVSLTAEVQ; the protein is encoded by the coding sequence ATGACAGCGACTGAAACCGACCTCGTCCCCATCAAGGTCGACGGCCAGGACGTTGCCGTGCCGCAGGGCACGCTCATCATCCGCGCAGCCGAGCAGCTCGGCATCCGGATCCCGAGGTTCTGCGACCATCCGCTCCTCAAGCCCGCCGGCGCCTGCCGCCAGTGCCTCGTCGAGGTTGCACGCCCGGGCCGGGACGGCACCCTCGCGAAGGGTCCGAAGCCCGTCGCCTCCTGCTCCGAGGCGGTCAGCCCGGGTATGGAGGTCTACACCCAGAAGTCCTCCGAGGTCGCCGATAAGGCGCAGTCGGGGATTATGGAGTTCCTCCTCATCAACCACCCGCTCGACTGCCCGGTCTGTGACAAGGGCGGCGAATGCCCGCTCCAGAACCAGGCGATGTCGGACGGCCGGGGCAAGTCCCGCTTCACGGACATCAAGCGGACCTTCCCGAAGCCGATCAAGCTGTCATCGCAGATCCTGCTCGACCGCGATCGCTGCATCCTCTGCCAACGCTGCACGCGCTTCCAGTCAGAGATCGCCGGTGACCCGTTCATTCAGCTCCAGGGCCGCTCGGGCGGCAGCCCCTCGTACGAGGTGCATGGACTCCACGGCTCGCAGGTCGGCAACTTCGATGCCGGCATCCTCGGCTTCGCCGACGGCAGCGGCGTCGAAGAACCGGTCGGCACCTTCGAGACGGTGGGGCCCACGGGCGACGCCGCTCTCATGGTCGGCATGAAGCCGGGCCCGATCGATCCGGCCGAGATGGATGAGTCGGGCAGGCCCTTCTCCTCCTACTTCTCCGGCAACACGATTCAGATCTGTCCGGTCGGCGCCCTCACCTCGGCGGCGTACCGCTTCCGGGCCCGGCCCTTCGACCTCGTGTCCGTCCCCTCGGTGACCGAGCACGACGCCTCCGGGTCCGAGATCCGCGTCGACTTCCGCCGCGGCACCGTCGTCCGCCGCCTCGCCGGAAACGACCCCGAGGTCAACGAGGAGTGGATCACCGATAAGGACCGCTTCGCGTTCCGCTGGCAGCAGGGCGAGGATCGCCTCACCGTGCCGCTGGTCCGCGATGAGGACGGCAGCCTCGTCCCCACCTCGTGGGCCGATGCAATGGATGTTGCGGCGCGCGGCCTCGAGGCCGCGGAGCAGACGGGCATCCTCACCGGCGGCCGACTGCCGCTCGAGGATGCGTACGCCTACTCGAAGTTCGCCCGCACGGTCCTCGGCACGAACAGCATCGACTTCCGCACCCGGGCGTCGAGCGAGGAGGAGGACGCGTTCCTCGCCTCCTCGGTCGTCGGCACCGGACTCGGCGTCACCTACTCGGAGATCGAGGCCGCAGCTCACGTCCTTCTCGTCGGCCTTGAGCCGGAGGAGGAGTGCGGATCGATCTTCCTTCGTCTGCGCAAGGGTGTCCTCGCCGGCTCGACCTCCGTGTCGGTGCTGGCCCCGTACGCGACTCGCAGCACGCTGAAGATGGCGGCGACGCTCATCACCGCGGCGCCGGGCACCGAGCCCACGGTCCTCGCGGCCGTCACGTCAGGCTCGACGCAGGAGCACCTCGCGGCACTCCATGACCGCCTCGGCGGCGGTGTCATCCTCGTCGGCGAACGCGCCGCCGAGACACCTGGCACACTGTCCGCGGTCCTCGACCTCGCAGAGCGCACCGGCGCCCGCGTCCAGTGGGTGCCCCGCCGCGCGGGTGACCGCGCAGCGGTCGAGGCCGGAGCGGTCCCGTTCATGCTTCCGGGCGGCCGCCCGGTCGCCAACAGCCAGGCACGAGTCGATGCCGGCGTCGCATGGGACGCGACGGTTCCGGAGTCTGCGGGCCTCGGCACCGAGGGAATGCTCGAGGCGGCGCGGGCCGGCAGGCTCGCCCTCATCACCGGTGGCGTTGAACTCGCCGACCTGCCCCTCGGGGCGGCCGAGGCGCTCGATGCGGCACCGTTCGTCATCTCGCTTGAGGTGCGCCGCTCGGAGATCACCGCCAAGGCGGACGTCGTCTTCCCCGTGGCACCGCCGGTCGAGAAGGGCGGCACCTTCATCAACTGGGAGGGTCGCGAGCGGCCCTTCGGCCAGGTGCTCACCTCGACCGCTCTGACGGACCGTCAGGTCCTCGTCGAGCTCGCGGAGGAGATGGGCACCGATCTCGGTCTGCTCACTCTGGCCGATGTCCACGCTGAGTACCGCGAGTTCGCGGAGTGGGATGGGGCCCGCATCGAGCGGCCCCGTGTCGCCGCCGAACCCGTCCCCGCTCCGGCGGAGGGCGAGGCGGTGCTCGCGACATGGAATCTCATGATCGATGACGGCAGGCTTCAGGACTTCGAGTCCCACCTCGCCGGAACCGCCCACCGCTCGGTCGCGCGCGTCTCGCCCGGCACCGCTGAATCCCTCGGGCTGGGGGACCGCGTCACGGTGACCGGCCCGCGCGGCTCGGTCACGCTGCCGGTCGTCCTGTCGCACATGCCTGACCGGGTCGTGTGGCTCCCGAAGAAATCCCCGGGCTGCCATGTGGCGGACCTGGGCGCCCAGCCGGGCGGCATCGTGTCTCTCACGGCGGAGGTCCAGTAA
- the nuoF gene encoding NADH-quinone oxidoreductase subunit NuoF, whose product MSPSDSTALTPVISNTWDAPQPWKLETYRNSGGYEALDKAWRFADGELTNLVKESGLRGRGGAGFPTGLKWSFLPAPDGGPRYLVVNADESEPGTCKDIPVLMANPHALIEGMAICLKAIGGHHGFVYLRGEVVHVYRRLMAAVREAYDAGLLGKGLGPNGDYDIDITVHAGAGAYICGEETALLDSLEGLRGQPRLKPPFPAVKGYLARPTVVNNVETIASVPGIIKNGADWFAGMGTERSKGHGFFSLSGHVKNPGQYEAPFGITMRELLEMAGGVREGHELKFWTPGGSSTAILGPEALDVPLGYEEVVGAGSMLATRALQVFDETTSVVRVVRAWTDFYQHESCGKCTPCREGTFWMRQVMHRLEAGKGLPTDIDMLNEIAGNIAGRSFCALGDASAVPIQSGIALFREEFEQGVHTPAWELFPYEKSALFTEVGVS is encoded by the coding sequence ATGTCGCCATCTGATTCGACCGCGCTGACCCCGGTCATCTCGAACACGTGGGATGCTCCGCAGCCCTGGAAGCTCGAGACCTACAGGAACAGCGGCGGCTACGAGGCCCTCGACAAGGCCTGGAGATTCGCCGACGGCGAGCTCACCAACCTTGTCAAGGAATCCGGACTGCGAGGACGAGGCGGAGCGGGCTTCCCGACCGGACTCAAGTGGTCCTTCCTTCCGGCGCCGGACGGCGGACCCCGCTACCTCGTCGTCAACGCCGACGAGTCTGAGCCGGGCACGTGCAAGGACATCCCCGTCCTCATGGCGAACCCCCATGCCCTCATCGAGGGCATGGCGATCTGCCTCAAGGCGATCGGCGGCCACCACGGCTTCGTCTACCTGCGCGGTGAGGTCGTCCACGTCTACCGCCGGCTCATGGCGGCCGTGCGCGAGGCCTACGATGCTGGTCTGCTCGGCAAGGGCCTCGGCCCGAACGGCGACTACGACATCGACATCACGGTCCACGCCGGTGCGGGCGCCTACATCTGCGGCGAGGAGACCGCGCTCCTCGACTCGCTCGAGGGACTGCGCGGACAGCCGCGCCTCAAGCCCCCGTTCCCGGCCGTCAAGGGTTACCTGGCGCGGCCGACGGTCGTCAACAACGTTGAGACGATCGCCTCCGTCCCCGGAATCATCAAGAACGGTGCGGACTGGTTCGCCGGCATGGGCACGGAGCGCTCGAAGGGCCACGGCTTCTTCTCCCTGTCTGGCCATGTCAAGAACCCCGGCCAGTACGAGGCTCCGTTCGGCATCACCATGCGCGAGCTGCTGGAGATGGCGGGTGGCGTCCGCGAGGGCCACGAGCTGAAGTTCTGGACCCCGGGCGGATCCTCGACCGCGATCCTCGGCCCCGAGGCGCTCGACGTGCCGCTCGGATATGAGGAGGTCGTCGGCGCCGGTTCCATGCTCGCGACCCGCGCGCTGCAGGTCTTCGACGAGACGACCTCCGTCGTCCGCGTCGTCCGGGCCTGGACCGACTTCTACCAGCACGAGTCGTGCGGCAAGTGCACCCCGTGCCGAGAGGGCACGTTCTGGATGCGCCAGGTCATGCACCGCCTCGAGGCGGGTAAGGGTCTGCCGACCGATATCGACATGCTCAACGAGATCGCCGGCAACATCGCGGGCCGCTCGTTCTGCGCCCTCGGCGACGCGTCCGCCGTTCCGATCCAGTCGGGAATCGCTCTGTTCCGCGAGGAGTTCGAGCAGGGCGTCCACACGCCCGCCTGGGAGCTCTTCCCGTACGAAAAGTCCGCACTCTTCACCGAAGTAGGTGTCTCATGA
- the nuoE gene encoding NADH-quinone oxidoreductase subunit NuoE — MSDSYTAEAEARLRDDMAQIIARYPGARSALMPMLHLIQAEDGYVSPRGIAVCADVLNLTRAEVSAVATFYSQYRRRPNGEYNVGVCTNALCGVMGGEIIWDRLSDHLGIGHDQTTADGRITLEQLECNAACDYAPVIMVNWEFFDNQTPTSAIELVDRITAGEDVHPTRGADKVHTFKEISRVLAGFEDGHVDEGPAGGPASMVGLRYARERGWTAPQTVGEE, encoded by the coding sequence ATGTCCGACTCGTACACAGCGGAGGCCGAGGCGCGGCTCCGCGATGACATGGCCCAGATCATTGCGAGGTACCCCGGTGCCCGCTCTGCTCTCATGCCGATGCTCCATCTCATCCAGGCGGAGGACGGCTACGTCTCGCCGCGGGGCATCGCCGTCTGCGCCGACGTGCTCAACCTGACCCGCGCGGAGGTCTCGGCCGTCGCGACGTTCTACTCCCAGTACCGCCGCCGCCCCAATGGGGAGTACAACGTCGGAGTGTGCACGAACGCCCTCTGCGGCGTCATGGGCGGAGAGATCATCTGGGATCGCCTGTCCGACCACCTCGGCATCGGTCATGACCAGACCACAGCGGACGGCCGCATCACGCTCGAGCAGCTCGAGTGCAACGCCGCCTGCGACTACGCACCGGTCATCATGGTCAACTGGGAGTTCTTCGACAACCAGACCCCGACCTCGGCGATCGAGCTCGTCGACAGGATCACGGCAGGCGAGGATGTTCATCCCACCCGCGGCGCCGACAAGGTCCACACATTCAAGGAGATCTCGCGCGTGCTCGCGGGATTCGAGGACGGCCACGTCGATGAGGGGCCCGCTGGCGGGCCCGCCTCGATGGTCGGCCTCCGGTACGCCCGCGAGCGCGGCTGGACCGCACCGCAGACTGTTGGGGAGGAATAG
- a CDS encoding NADH-quinone oxidoreductase subunit D, whose translation MSTTESRFYATPGATDEEMNAAPQHHASGGDWSDLSAEAERLGEERILVNMGPVHPSTHGVFRLLLELDGEYVRELRSSTGYLHTGIEKNMEYRNWVQGVAFCTRMDYVAPFFQEVGYALAIEKLLGVTDQIPRRASQIRVLLMELNRIASHLVAIGSANNELGATTMMTLAFRAREDILRIFERITGLRMNHSYVRPGGLPDDLPDGTIDYIRELLPNVRATISEMQDVVVQNPIFKARHVDIATLSVPAMIALGMTGPNLRAGGLPFDLRKSQPYCGYENYEFNVPVLDKSDAYNRAAIRFAEAYESLHIVYQVLEDLEESEGEPVMIDDPKIAWPSKMTIGNDGQGQSFEHIKEIMNDSMESLIHHFKLVTEGFPVPAGQVYQLVEHAKGTLGVHLVSSGGTRPYRAHFRDPGFSNLQTLGMMSEGGMLSDVIIALASIDPVMGGVDR comes from the coding sequence ATGTCAACGACAGAATCCCGGTTCTACGCCACCCCCGGCGCAACCGATGAGGAGATGAACGCCGCTCCTCAGCATCACGCCTCCGGCGGCGACTGGTCCGACCTGAGTGCCGAGGCCGAGCGCCTCGGCGAGGAGCGGATCCTCGTCAACATGGGCCCCGTCCACCCCTCGACGCACGGCGTCTTCCGCCTGCTGCTCGAGCTCGACGGTGAGTATGTGCGCGAGCTCCGCTCGTCGACCGGCTACCTCCACACCGGCATCGAGAAGAACATGGAGTACCGCAACTGGGTCCAGGGCGTTGCCTTCTGCACGCGCATGGACTATGTCGCACCGTTCTTCCAGGAGGTCGGCTACGCCCTCGCCATCGAGAAGCTGCTCGGCGTCACCGATCAGATTCCGCGCAGGGCGAGCCAGATCCGCGTCCTTCTCATGGAGCTCAACCGGATCGCCTCGCACCTCGTCGCCATCGGCTCAGCCAACAACGAGCTCGGCGCGACGACGATGATGACGCTGGCGTTCCGCGCCCGTGAGGATATCCTCCGCATCTTCGAGCGGATCACCGGCCTGCGCATGAACCACAGTTACGTGCGCCCGGGCGGCCTGCCCGACGACCTGCCGGACGGCACGATCGACTACATCCGCGAACTCCTGCCGAACGTCCGCGCGACGATCTCGGAGATGCAGGACGTCGTCGTCCAGAATCCGATCTTCAAGGCCCGCCACGTCGACATCGCCACCCTCTCGGTGCCCGCGATGATCGCCCTCGGGATGACCGGCCCGAACCTGCGTGCCGGAGGCCTGCCCTTCGACCTGCGCAAGTCCCAGCCCTACTGCGGCTACGAGAACTACGAGTTCAATGTCCCCGTGCTCGACAAGTCCGATGCGTACAACCGTGCGGCCATTCGCTTCGCGGAGGCCTACGAGTCGCTCCACATCGTCTACCAGGTCCTCGAGGATCTCGAGGAGTCCGAGGGCGAGCCGGTCATGATCGACGACCCGAAGATTGCGTGGCCGTCGAAGATGACGATCGGCAACGATGGTCAGGGCCAGTCGTTCGAGCACATCAAGGAGATCATGAACGACTCCATGGAGTCGCTCATCCACCACTTCAAGCTCGTGACCGAGGGCTTCCCCGTCCCGGCCGGCCAGGTCTATCAGCTGGTCGAGCATGCCAAGGGCACGCTCGGCGTCCACCTGGTCTCGTCCGGCGGCACCCGCCCGTACCGGGCGCACTTCCGCGACCCCGGCTTCTCCAACCTGCAGACGCTCGGCATGATGAGCGAGGGCGGCATGCTCTCGGACGTCATCATCGCCCTGGCTTCTATCGACCCCGTGATGGGAGGCGTTGATCGCTGA
- a CDS encoding NADH-quinone oxidoreductase subunit C, producing MTDNSELARGSRPKLDIVHADHAMWGVEGSGDTSGFDTFRRTVTIAPPAVRPYGSWYDEAVDILIELLTAEGLNPDEVIEKVVVDRGELILFIVREHSPTVAKMLRDDQDLRFELCLGTSAVHYPADKGRELHAHTALFSITHNRQISIEVVAPDVDPHMPSLVGVYPGNDWHEREAWDLMGIVFDDHPGLTRSAMPDDWVGHPQRKDYPLGGIPVEYKGAVIPPPDTRRSYN from the coding sequence GTGACCGACAACAGCGAGCTCGCCCGGGGATCGCGCCCCAAGCTCGACATCGTCCACGCCGATCACGCGATGTGGGGTGTCGAGGGCTCCGGCGACACGTCCGGCTTCGACACGTTCCGCCGGACCGTGACGATCGCGCCGCCCGCGGTGCGCCCCTACGGCTCCTGGTACGATGAGGCCGTCGACATCCTCATCGAGCTCCTCACGGCCGAGGGTCTCAACCCCGATGAGGTCATCGAGAAGGTCGTCGTCGACCGCGGCGAACTCATCCTCTTCATCGTCCGCGAGCACTCGCCCACCGTTGCGAAGATGCTGCGCGACGATCAGGACCTGCGCTTCGAGCTGTGCCTCGGCACGTCCGCCGTCCACTACCCGGCGGACAAGGGTCGTGAGCTGCACGCGCACACAGCGCTCTTCTCCATCACCCATAACCGCCAGATCTCCATCGAGGTCGTCGCCCCCGACGTGGATCCGCACATGCCGTCCCTCGTGGGCGTCTACCCCGGCAACGACTGGCACGAGCGGGAGGCGTGGGACCTCATGGGCATCGTCTTCGATGACCACCCGGGCCTCACCCGCAGCGCCATGCCCGATGACTGGGTGGGTCACCCCCAGCGCAAGGACTACCCGCTCGGCGGCATTCCCGTCGAATACAAGGGCGCGGTCATCCCGCCGCCGGATACCCGGAGGAGCTACAACTGA
- a CDS encoding NADH-quinone oxidoreductase subunit B encodes MAHDDDASPGIMLTTLEAVAGWGRSSSQWPVTMGLACCAIEMMAAGTPRFDMARFGLEVFRASPRHADLMIVSGRVSQRMAPVVRNIYDQMADPKWVISMGVCASSGGMFNNYAIVQGVDHIVPVDIYLPGCPPRPEMLINSVLELRKLIRDEKFFGHRKAIARRAEQAALAATPTHEMKGLLP; translated from the coding sequence ATGGCACATGACGACGATGCATCCCCCGGCATCATGCTCACCACCCTCGAGGCGGTCGCCGGATGGGGTCGCTCGAGTTCCCAGTGGCCCGTCACGATGGGCCTCGCCTGCTGCGCCATCGAGATGATGGCCGCGGGCACGCCCCGCTTCGACATGGCGCGCTTCGGCCTCGAGGTGTTCCGCGCCTCGCCCCGCCACGCCGACCTCATGATCGTCTCCGGCCGCGTCAGCCAGCGCATGGCCCCGGTCGTCCGCAACATCTATGACCAGATGGCCGACCCCAAGTGGGTCATCTCTATGGGTGTCTGCGCCTCCTCGGGCGGCATGTTCAACAACTACGCGATCGTCCAGGGCGTCGACCACATCGTGCCCGTCGACATCTATCTGCCCGGCTGCCCGCCGCGCCCCGAGATGCTCATCAACTCCGTCCTCGAGCTGCGCAAGCTCATCCGGGACGAGAAGTTCTTCGGCCACAGGAAGGCCATCGCCCGCCGCGCCGAGCAGGCCGCGCTTGCGGCGACACCGACGCACGAGATGAAGGGACTGCTCCCGTGA
- a CDS encoding NADH-quinone oxidoreductase subunit A, which yields MNPYTPLLLMIAIAAVVAVLGLVGTGFLGPKRYNRVKLENYECGVEATPNAGSAGRFPIKYYLTAMTFIIFDIEVVFLYPWAVSFERLGAFGLIAVLTFVFLITVPFVYEWRRGGLEWD from the coding sequence ATGAACCCCTATACACCGCTGCTCCTCATGATCGCGATTGCGGCTGTGGTTGCCGTGCTCGGTCTCGTCGGGACCGGCTTCCTCGGCCCCAAGAGGTACAACCGCGTCAAGCTGGAGAATTACGAGTGCGGCGTCGAGGCCACACCGAACGCGGGCTCTGCCGGTCGCTTCCCGATCAAGTACTACCTGACCGCGATGACTTTCATCATCTTCGACATCGAAGTGGTGTTCCTGTACCCCTGGGCGGTGTCGTTCGAGAGACTGGGAGCTTTCGGGCTCATCGCCGTACTCACATTTGTTTTCCTGATCACCGTGCCCTTCGTCTACGAATGGCGCCGCGGCGGCCTGGAATGGGACTGA
- a CDS encoding geranylgeranyl reductase family protein, translating to MRLDEMADVIVVGAGPGGSATAHYLAQTGLTVIVLEKGTFPRDKICGDGLTPRAVAEIIRMGINTDGWIRNYSLVAHGGGHRIEVPWPELNSMPSYGMARARGQFDHDLAKRAVESGADLREGMTVTGPIIHERSGRVIGVEARPKGADRKAPPLRFLAPVVVDAGGVSARLATSVGREKIVNRPMGVATRTYFRSPRADEPIMESHLELWDGEPGRSNLMPGYGWVFPLGEGLVNVGLGSLSSTAKPTGIDYRRLFDTWMSNVPEEWGFTPENQVGQVRGAALPMAFNRGPHYGNGLLLVGDAGGMVSPFNGEGIAYAMQSGRLAADFIAQALARRTLGQQDRVLRQYQEELRSELGGYYTLGRIFASLIEKPEIMHLCVHYGLPRPTLMRLVMKLLSDGYDRRDGDWMDRLITALTKAVPSA from the coding sequence ATGAGGCTTGACGAGATGGCAGACGTGATCGTCGTAGGCGCCGGTCCAGGCGGCTCAGCCACCGCTCACTATCTCGCCCAGACGGGACTGACGGTGATCGTCCTCGAGAAGGGCACCTTCCCCCGCGACAAGATCTGCGGCGACGGACTCACTCCGCGCGCAGTCGCCGAGATCATCCGAATGGGCATCAACACCGACGGCTGGATCCGCAACTATTCTCTCGTCGCCCACGGCGGCGGTCATAGGATCGAAGTCCCGTGGCCCGAGCTCAACTCGATGCCCAGCTACGGCATGGCCCGCGCACGCGGCCAGTTCGACCACGACCTCGCCAAGCGGGCCGTCGAATCGGGAGCCGACCTGCGCGAGGGGATGACGGTCACGGGCCCGATCATCCACGAGCGCTCCGGCCGCGTCATCGGCGTTGAAGCTCGCCCGAAGGGCGCCGACCGCAAGGCCCCGCCCCTGCGGTTCCTCGCACCCGTCGTCGTCGACGCGGGCGGCGTCTCAGCCCGGCTCGCGACCTCGGTCGGCAGGGAGAAGATCGTCAACCGTCCGATGGGCGTGGCCACACGCACCTACTTCAGGTCACCGCGCGCGGACGAGCCCATCATGGAATCGCACCTCGAGCTGTGGGATGGCGAACCGGGCCGCTCGAACCTCATGCCGGGCTACGGCTGGGTGTTCCCGCTCGGGGAGGGCCTCGTCAACGTCGGCCTCGGCTCCCTCTCGTCGACGGCGAAGCCGACCGGCATCGACTACCGCCGGCTCTTCGACACGTGGATGTCGAACGTCCCCGAGGAGTGGGGCTTCACGCCCGAGAACCAGGTCGGCCAGGTCAGGGGAGCGGCGCTTCCCATGGCATTCAACCGCGGCCCCCACTACGGCAACGGGCTCCTGCTCGTCGGCGACGCGGGCGGCATGGTCTCCCCGTTCAACGGCGAGGGCATCGCCTACGCCATGCAGTCGGGACGCCTCGCCGCGGACTTCATCGCCCAAGCGCTCGCCCGCCGCACCCTCGGCCAGCAGGACCGCGTCCTGCGGCAGTACCAGGAGGAGCTGCGCTCGGAGCTCGGCGGGTACTACACGCTCGGCCGGATCTTCGCCTCTCTCATCGAGAAGCCCGAGATCATGCACCTGTGCGTGCACTACGGACTGCCCCGCCCCACCCTCATGCGTCTCGTCATGAAGCTGCTCTCGGACGGCTATGACCGCAGGGATGGCGACTGGATGGACAGGCTCATCACCGCGCTGACGAAGGCGGTGCCGTCCGCGTGA
- a CDS encoding demethylmenaquinone methyltransferase, whose translation MSRATLKKDPRDVAGMFDDVAKRYDITNTVLSLGQVYVWRAAVREALRITPGMRVLDIAAGTGTSSASYAEAGADVVALDFSIGMVEVGKERMPEMEFIAGDATALPFADNTFDAATISYGLRNVHDPDLALREMLRVVRPGGTLVVCEFSTPTWRPFREVYNFYLGTVMPAISSVVSSDAEAYSYLMESILDWPNQKDFAARIQRAGWRSVEYRNLSGGIVAVHRATKPDTQDTTN comes from the coding sequence ATGAGTCGAGCCACCCTGAAGAAAGATCCGCGCGATGTCGCGGGCATGTTTGACGACGTCGCCAAGCGGTATGACATCACGAACACCGTCCTCAGCCTCGGACAGGTCTATGTCTGGCGGGCGGCGGTCCGTGAGGCCCTCCGCATCACCCCGGGGATGAGGGTCCTCGACATCGCGGCCGGCACGGGGACGTCCTCGGCCTCCTACGCGGAGGCGGGCGCCGACGTCGTGGCGCTCGACTTCTCGATCGGCATGGTCGAGGTCGGCAAGGAGCGGATGCCGGAAATGGAGTTCATCGCCGGCGACGCGACCGCCCTTCCGTTCGCGGACAACACGTTCGACGCGGCGACGATCTCCTACGGGCTGCGCAACGTCCACGATCCCGATCTTGCGCTGCGGGAGATGCTGCGGGTGGTCCGCCCCGGCGGCACTCTTGTTGTCTGTGAGTTCTCGACTCCGACGTGGCGACCGTTCCGCGAGGTGTACAACTTCTATCTCGGCACGGTCATGCCGGCCATCTCCTCCGTCGTCTCCTCCGATGCCGAGGCCTACAGCTATCTCATGGAGTCGATCCTCGACTGGCCGAACCAGAAGGACTTCGCGGCGAGGATCCAGCGGGCGGGCTGGCGCAGCGTTGAATATCGGAATCTCAGTGGCGGTATTGTCGCCGTCCACCGCGCCACGAAGCCGGACACACAGGACACAACGAATTAG